The Leptospira saintgironsiae genome contains the following window.
GCTGCTAACATAGCAATCCAGATCAATCCAAATGATCCTAGAATGGAAATCCTGATGACGGAGATCCATGTTAAACTTGGAAATTATAAACAATCATTCGAAACTCTTAAAAAGGTAACTACAACCGCTCAAGGGTTCGTGCAGTTTAATGATTCTATCAAAGAAGCCAAACAAAAGCCTAAACCGGAAGAAAAAGTGTTCTTTGATAATTTGGAAGTTTTAACCCGAAAAAAATTGGATGAATTTAAGAATAAGCTCACTCTCTCCAAAGAAAGTCCTCAGGATTTCGAGGCTCCGGAAGCTCAGGACGCGCTTGATCTTTCTCTTATGTATTTGTTTCATGGAGATACAGAGCGGGCCTTAAAGTATTTATTATATGCGCAGAAAAACCTACAGGAAAATCCCACTTCTGAAATCGGTTAATCTTTTTCTTTTACCATTCCTTCTATTCTTCTCTTGTTTATATCCAGTCAGAAACAACGAATTGATCGAAAACGATCCTATGTTTCTATATCTTCCTGCAACAGATTATACAAGGGAGAAGGTTGATTCTGTAAAAAGTCCTTGGGAAGCTAAAACTCATAGAGGAAAAGCAATCCTTGCCCCAGACAAAAATAATGTGGGAATTTTATTTGTAAGATTCTCTCTTATTGATGATGCAGAAGACGAGTTTTTAAGCTCACAAAAACTTCTACCTAATAATCCTGTTCCTGCACTTAATCTATTACGTTTATATTATCTAGTAGAAGATATTTCAGAAGCCAAAAAATTTCTGGAAACATTCCTAAAACAATCACCTACTATTGAGCGTAAAAAGTTCGAAAATCTTTTAATAGAAGCGCAAAGAGAAGAAGAGCTTGTGATCTTTAGAGATGCACTTTCTACAATTCCAGGCCAGGAAGTTTATGCATGGGAAGGTTTGGCAGAATACTTTTTCTCTAAACAAGAATGGTCTAAAAGTTATTATTATTTGGAAAAGATCTTACAACAAAGTCCATTTCACAAGAATGCAAGAGGCCTAATGTTAAAGATGGCCCATATCTTAGAAAAATGGGACGATGTTTTGGTTTTTGGACTTAGCTTGAGTGGAACCGGAGAAAGAATTCCAGAATTAGAATATTATATCGCTCATGCTTATTGTGAGAAGAGAAGATATTCAGAAGCATTGGATTGGCTTAATAAAGCACCCGAATCCGAAAAAGAATCTTTAGTATTTTTAGAATTATGGAAACTTTCTTTACTTTCCAAAAATCCTAAAGCAGATGTTTCTCCACTTCTTCCTTATTTTAGAAAATTGAAATCCAAAGGATTACAATTCACTGAAGAGGAATTTTTTCCTACTCTAACTCCGGAAGGAAAAGAAACAATAGATAGAATTCGTTACGGACGATAAGAGCTTGTCCCAAAAGGTCCAGGCCCCTGAAGCCCGCGTTGCGGACTATAAACTCCGTGAGACATTTCCCAGGTTTTCATAGCTAATAGAAAGGACTTAGGGGAATGAGTTCTGATCATCCGAACTCCTTTGGACCAAAGATATGTTTCCGAGATCGCAGTCGGAACAATTCTATCTTCTACTGGCAAACCGCCTAAAGCATTTCCTAAAAAAGATTTTTTAGTAACCGAAACCATTAGATTCGGAAACTCAGAAAGAATTTCAGTGATCTTAGAAAGAATCGCAAAACTTACCTTATAATCAGGGCTTAAAAAAAATCCCATACCAGGATCTAAGATCAAACGATCTGCTAATCCTAAACTTTCAAAAGTTTTTGTTCTTTCTCTAAAAAACTCTAATGCAAGAGGCACAACATTTTCTGGTTTCAGATCTGAAAACTCAGAAGCCTTGATAGAATGATCCTGAGAAAACATCGCCACAAACTTTGTAGACTTATTGTTTGCAACTTTTAGCAAATCCAAACTTTCAGGATCTACAAAACCTCTGATATTATTGATATAATCTACATCTGCTTCTAATGCCTTTCGTATGACGTAGGGACGGAATGTATCAATGGAGATTGCAACCTTTTCCTTTTTGAGCTCGGAAATAATCTCCTTCATTCGGTCCCACTCAATATCTTCTGAAATGGGCTCCGCTTTTATATTGGAAGATTGAGCCCCGATATCTATGACGTCAGCGCCTTCTTCTATTAGGGATTTTGCCTTAGCTAAGGCCAGGTCCTCGCGGAGGTATTTTCCCCCATCCGAAAAAGAGTCACTAGTTATGTTCAAAACCCCGAATAGGATCGGTTTTGGAGGGAAAATTTCTTCCTGGTTTCGATTCGGCAGGTCGGATTCCATCTTAGTTTCCATCTTGATACTTGGGGTCTTTGTTCCGATACTAATTACAAGATGTTTTTTTACAATCAAGGAAAAGGACTCGTTCTAAAACGAAATCACTTTCTTAGCTCCGTCCTTGCCGGAACTCTTCTATTTTTTTTATTTTCCTGGGATGGATCCGCACAACCTGTCCCTACACTTTTGGAAAGAAATTTTGGATCTCCTTTAAATACACAAAACGTAGAATACAATCCTATCATCAGTCCTGACGGAAGATATTTGATCTTTCAATCCAATCGTCCTGGCGGAGAAGGGGAGATGGATATCTGGCTCTCCGAGAACGCTAACTACAAAAAAAGAGATGGGGAAGCAGATTGGAAGAAACCGGTCAACCTGAACCAAGACATATGGGAACAAAATAAAAAGGAACTTCCTTCCGGAGAAAAAAAATCCAAACTATTCAATACTGATAAGTACGAAGGTGGGATTTCTATTCGATTCGATGAATTTGGAAACCCTGAGGAAATTTTTCTAACTTCTGTCCGAAATGTAAAAGCGGATAGAGAAGGTTTTGACGCATTAGATATTTATTATACTAAAAGAGACGAAAAAACAAGACGTTGGAGTGACTTGATCGGTATCTCTGAGATCAATTCCAATTTTAACGAAAAGATGCCTTCTATTTCTCCGGATGGAAAATTTCTGATCTTTTCTTCTGATCGTCCAGGTGGATATGGAGAATATGATCTTTGGGTAAGTTACAGAACTGTTCCTACAGGTGTTTGGTCCAGTCCGATTAATCTTGGATCTGAGATCAATTCCAAGGCCAGTGAAATTCTTCCTTATGTTCATCCGGATGGAGAACAATTATACTTCTCTTCTAACAGAGAGAATGATCGCAAAAAGTTTTCATTATATCGCAGCTTCTTAAATCTTCCAGGAAACTCAGACATAGAAGATGCGGAAGATAAACTTACAGTTTCTAAAACAAATCTTCCTCATCCAGTTCCAGAAACAGGAAGTTTGGAAAAGCTACCTCATCCATTCAATTTAGATGCTTCCGAAGGAATAGACTCAGAAGGGATTTCTTTCGATCATGAAGGTCTTTGGGCTTATATTTCTTCCAACCGAAATGGAGGACAGGGCCAGTATGATATTTATAGATACCAGGTCCCTGAAAATCTGAGGAACTCCTACGATGTATCCTTCCAAGGAATAGTCTTAGATGGCTCCGAGGCCACAATGATTGGTTTGGATGCAACGATCAAAATTTCGGATAGTGTAGGCTCTTCTCGCACAATTACCTCCAAAAGAATAGGTGGAGATCTTTCTAAAGGAAACCCGACTAACTTTAAAACTGTCTTGAAAACGGGAAGATTATATAAGGTAGAAATTTCTTCTCCAGGATTTTATCCCACTGAGGACAAGCTCGACTTACGTGGAAACGTAGAAAGAAATAAGAAAGTTTATAAAACTTATGTACTTCTTCCTATCAAAGATGAAGAAAAAGGTAAGATCGTTAACACAGGCGATGGAGATAAAGGTAAGGGACTTAATGTGGTAGTTGTAGATGCTACTACTAAAGAGCCAATTGCTGGAGCGACCGCTACAGTTTTTACTCCTAAGAATAGACAGGGAGAAATCTTAAAATACAACAGTTTGTCAAAAAATTTCCATATCGAGTTGATCCCCGACACTGATTTTGAAATCTTTGCAAAGGCTGAGAAATATATTTCCGAAAGTGTTAATATCTTGAAGAAAGATATTAAACCCGGCTCTACAATTTCTATCGCTTTAAGGAAAGATTCGGAAGTCCCAGTTGTTTTAGGTACTAAACTCTATTTTGAATTCAATAAGACCGAAGTAACTGACGCACATCGTAAACAACTCGATCTGATTGTGGACTATCTCAAGAAGAATCCGTCCGATAAAATAGAGATTGGGGGCCATACAGATAATATAGCCTCCAAAGAATATAATACTCGCTTAAGCGGGAACAGAGCGCGGAAAGTTTTTGACTACGTTCGTAGCAAAGGGATCCAAGCTTCTAGGTTAAAAACCAGAGCTTATTGGTATTCCAGACCTGACGAAGACAACTCTACCGAAGACGGAAGAGCTAAAAACAGGAGGGTCGACTTCCGCAAGCTATAAAGGAGAGCAGATGGAAGTCGAGTACCGATCTTACCTACAATCACCAAGAATATGGGATACTATCAAGGATCCTCAAAAAGTAGGTTATATTCTGAAAGAGTACGTACATAACAACGGACTCTTTCTGAAAGAAAATCCTCTAAAACAAGAATTACAAATCTTACAAACTACTCCTGAAGGGAAAATTTTTCTTAGGATCGATCCGGAATCTATAAGCGAAGAAGGTGAGATCACAGTTTACAAAACCTTAAGTAAACATATGGAAATCGGCTTTAGAGTGGATTCAGTAAATCATGAAGATGGAGTAGTGATTTGTTCTCCTGAATACGTAAGGATCGCAAAAGACGGCCGCATTCTTCCAAGAATAGAAGGCTTACAAGGCAAAGTAGTAGCACATAGATTTCATATGCTTAAGAAAGAACAGGATTCAACTAAAGTCCTGGGAACTTCCGGCCAAATCTTACTTACAGACTTGCACAAGAATATATTATCAGAGTTCCCTTATTCCCGATTAGTATTTCCCACAGGAAAAGAACTTAGCTTCGAACAAGACTTAGCCAAACGTACAGGTAAAACCATCTTTGTAAAAGATGCGATCAATATGGATCCACTTTCGCAAGAAGAAGCAGGTGATTTCAATATTCTAGATCTAAAACAAGAATTAGAAGAAGAGATGATCCTGGAAGACAGAACCAAAGTTTATCGTTCAGGGAAAATCCAATCCTTTGCAATCTATCCTATCTATTACAAAGACCCTTCCGGCTCAAAGCTCGTTGCTTTAGGTTATGCGGAGACTAAGGATAGAATTTTAGATCCTGCTATTCTGAAAAAATACGCAGAGTTGGAAGATGTGTTTAATGAAAGGATAGAAGACTCCAATACTCTGGATGTTGATATCCGTCAAAACGTGATCAACGCTTCTGAAGGAGGAATTCTTTTAGAAGTAACCGAATCCCAGCTAGTCGAATCTTTTCTGCATAAACCTTTCTTTACTGCGGATATAACTTTCAAGATGCAAGCTCCATTGAGATTCGCATTTAAAATCCGACATATTTCTCAGATCGGGGAAATTTACCTGGTAGGTGCAGAAATAGTTGGCTCCAACGATGCCAAGACGAATATGACTCTATTAAAGAAGAATTTAAGCTTCATTAAGAGCGTCTAAGAGATTTGGAAAAACAGAAAGCCTTTTTACCCACAGCCCCATACAAGGGGACGAGAGATTTTTATCCGGAAGAAATGAGATTCCGAAATTGGATGTTTTCCGTAATGAGGAAGACTGTACAATCTTTCGGTTATGAAGAATACGACGGCCCTATCCTAGAATCTTTTGAACTCTATCTCGCAAAAAGCGGAGAAGAGATCGTCCAACGACAACTCTATAACTTTACAGACAAGGGAGATCGTCATGTAGCGATCCGCCCTGAAATGACTCCAACTCTAGCAAGAATGGTAGCAGGAGAAGTTAGAAATCTTGCCAAACCAATCCGCTGGTTTTCCGTCCCAAACTTATGGAGATATGAACAACCTGGCAAAGGACGTCTTAGGGAACATTGGCAACTCAATGTGGACCTATTCGGAGTAAATTCTTATAGAGCAGAAGTAGAGATCATTCTGATCGCTAATGCAATTTTAGAAAATTTTAAAGCTCCTAAAGGAAGTTACCAAATCAAAGT
Protein-coding sequences here:
- the folP gene encoding dihydropteroate synthase → MESDLPNRNQEEIFPPKPILFGVLNITSDSFSDGGKYLREDLALAKAKSLIEEGADVIDIGAQSSNIKAEPISEDIEWDRMKEIISELKKEKVAISIDTFRPYVIRKALEADVDYINNIRGFVDPESLDLLKVANNKSTKFVAMFSQDHSIKASEFSDLKPENVVPLALEFFRERTKTFESLGLADRLILDPGMGFFLSPDYKVSFAILSKITEILSEFPNLMVSVTKKSFLGNALGGLPVEDRIVPTAISETYLWSKGVRMIRTHSPKSFLLAMKTWEMSHGVYSPQRGLQGPGPFGTSSYRP
- a CDS encoding tetratricopeptide repeat protein, whose translation is MRRKTYRKIPLLKSVNLFLLPFLLFFSCLYPVRNNELIENDPMFLYLPATDYTREKVDSVKSPWEAKTHRGKAILAPDKNNVGILFVRFSLIDDAEDEFLSSQKLLPNNPVPALNLLRLYYLVEDISEAKKFLETFLKQSPTIERKKFENLLIEAQREEELVIFRDALSTIPGQEVYAWEGLAEYFFSKQEWSKSYYYLEKILQQSPFHKNARGLMLKMAHILEKWDDVLVFGLSLSGTGERIPELEYYIAHAYCEKRRYSEALDWLNKAPESEKESLVFLELWKLSLLSKNPKADVSPLLPYFRKLKSKGLQFTEEEFFPTLTPEGKETIDRIRYGR
- a CDS encoding OmpA family protein translates to MFFYNQGKGLVLKRNHFLSSVLAGTLLFFLFSWDGSAQPVPTLLERNFGSPLNTQNVEYNPIISPDGRYLIFQSNRPGGEGEMDIWLSENANYKKRDGEADWKKPVNLNQDIWEQNKKELPSGEKKSKLFNTDKYEGGISIRFDEFGNPEEIFLTSVRNVKADREGFDALDIYYTKRDEKTRRWSDLIGISEINSNFNEKMPSISPDGKFLIFSSDRPGGYGEYDLWVSYRTVPTGVWSSPINLGSEINSKASEILPYVHPDGEQLYFSSNRENDRKKFSLYRSFLNLPGNSDIEDAEDKLTVSKTNLPHPVPETGSLEKLPHPFNLDASEGIDSEGISFDHEGLWAYISSNRNGGQGQYDIYRYQVPENLRNSYDVSFQGIVLDGSEATMIGLDATIKISDSVGSSRTITSKRIGGDLSKGNPTNFKTVLKTGRLYKVEISSPGFYPTEDKLDLRGNVERNKKVYKTYVLLPIKDEEKGKIVNTGDGDKGKGLNVVVVDATTKEPIAGATATVFTPKNRQGEILKYNSLSKNFHIELIPDTDFEIFAKAEKYISESVNILKKDIKPGSTISIALRKDSEVPVVLGTKLYFEFNKTEVTDAHRKQLDLIVDYLKKNPSDKIEIGGHTDNIASKEYNTRLSGNRARKVFDYVRSKGIQASRLKTRAYWYSRPDEDNSTEDGRAKNRRVDFRKL
- a CDS encoding DUF1577 domain-containing protein encodes the protein MEVEYRSYLQSPRIWDTIKDPQKVGYILKEYVHNNGLFLKENPLKQELQILQTTPEGKIFLRIDPESISEEGEITVYKTLSKHMEIGFRVDSVNHEDGVVICSPEYVRIAKDGRILPRIEGLQGKVVAHRFHMLKKEQDSTKVLGTSGQILLTDLHKNILSEFPYSRLVFPTGKELSFEQDLAKRTGKTIFVKDAINMDPLSQEEAGDFNILDLKQELEEEMILEDRTKVYRSGKIQSFAIYPIYYKDPSGSKLVALGYAETKDRILDPAILKKYAELEDVFNERIEDSNTLDVDIRQNVINASEGGILLEVTESQLVESFLHKPFFTADITFKMQAPLRFAFKIRHISQIGEIYLVGAEIVGSNDAKTNMTLLKKNLSFIKSV